Proteins encoded together in one Nostoc sp. PCC 7524 window:
- a CDS encoding DUF2459 domain-containing protein, which produces MGLCRIAKFASLIIASVLLIWILFPATIVPPTDPGEAIAIYVTDYGWHSRLVLPSGNGELIQYAYGDWNYFALNQQDWRNGVAALLLPTQGTLGRRKFSNIAEFQQIMQQQNVSILSLQVAQTNVTRLLQLLDERFNHNIATRIKNLQTGLSLVQDDQDYTMLHNSNHEIAAWLEDLGCRIHGFIMWANFRVKSQ; this is translated from the coding sequence ATGGGTTTATGCCGCATTGCCAAATTTGCTTCCCTAATAATTGCTTCTGTCTTGTTGATTTGGATATTATTTCCCGCAACTATCGTACCTCCTACTGACCCTGGTGAGGCGATCGCAATTTATGTTACAGACTACGGTTGGCATTCCAGACTGGTATTACCCAGTGGTAACGGTGAATTAATTCAATATGCTTACGGTGATTGGAATTATTTTGCCCTCAACCAGCAGGACTGGAGAAATGGAGTAGCAGCACTTTTATTACCAACTCAAGGTACTCTCGGCCGGCGCAAGTTTAGTAATATAGCTGAATTTCAGCAAATCATGCAACAGCAAAATGTCAGCATATTAAGTTTACAAGTCGCACAAACCAATGTCACACGGCTACTGCAATTATTAGATGAACGTTTTAACCACAATATTGCAACGCGCATCAAAAATCTACAAACAGGTTTAAGTTTAGTCCAAGATGACCAAGACTATACCATGTTACATAATAGCAATCATGAAATAGCTGCATGGCTAGAAGATTTAGGCTGCCGTATTCATGGCTTTATCATGTGGGCAAATTTCCGAGTAAAAAGTCAATAA
- a CDS encoding LL-diaminopimelate aminotransferase, whose amino-acid sequence MQFAQRLQPLQSNVFADMDRAKALALSAGKELIDLSLGSSDLPAEPHVIEAIAQSLDDPSTHGYLLFHGTRGFRQAAANWYEQKFGIKVDPETEVLPLIGSQEGTAHLPLALLNPGDFALLLDPGYPSHAGGVYLASGQIYPMPLKAENDFLPVLSDIPASVLAQSRMMVLSYPHNPTAAIAPLSFFKEAVAFCQQHNIALVHDFPYVDLVFDGVGDWGLGIGDWGLGTGDWEKNLSHAQSLVPSILQADPDKSVSIEFFTLSKSYNMGGFRIGYAIGNAELIQALRQVKAAVDFNQYRGILNGAIAALSGSQIGVQAAVAKFRQRRDAFITALHHIGWYVPTPQATMYIWAKLPSPWSQNSVDFCTQLVKQTGVAASPGAGFGKSGEGYVRFALVHEPSVLETAVERMAEFL is encoded by the coding sequence ATGCAATTTGCACAACGGTTACAACCCCTGCAATCTAACGTCTTTGCTGATATGGATAGAGCCAAAGCATTGGCTCTATCAGCAGGTAAAGAGTTGATTGATTTATCGCTGGGTTCTTCTGATTTACCGGCTGAACCCCACGTCATTGAGGCGATCGCGCAATCGCTTGATGATCCTAGTACCCACGGTTATTTACTGTTTCACGGTACGCGAGGATTTCGGCAAGCGGCGGCGAATTGGTATGAACAAAAGTTTGGGATAAAAGTTGATCCTGAAACTGAGGTACTGCCTTTAATTGGTTCCCAGGAAGGTACAGCCCATTTACCCTTGGCTTTGCTCAATCCTGGAGATTTTGCTTTACTGCTCGATCCAGGCTATCCTTCCCATGCGGGCGGAGTCTACCTAGCTAGTGGGCAAATCTACCCCATGCCATTGAAAGCAGAGAATGATTTTTTGCCTGTACTGAGTGACATTCCTGCCTCTGTGTTAGCCCAATCGCGGATGATGGTTTTAAGTTATCCTCATAATCCCACAGCCGCGATCGCGCCTTTATCATTCTTTAAGGAAGCAGTAGCTTTCTGTCAGCAGCATAATATCGCCCTGGTTCATGATTTCCCTTACGTAGATTTGGTATTTGATGGGGTTGGGGATTGGGGACTGGGGATTGGGGACTGGGGATTGGGGACTGGGGATTGGGAGAAGAATTTATCCCATGCTCAATCCCTTGTGCCTTCTATTCTGCAAGCTGATCCAGATAAGAGTGTGTCAATTGAGTTTTTCACGCTGTCTAAGTCTTACAATATGGGTGGTTTCCGCATTGGTTACGCCATCGGGAATGCCGAGTTAATTCAGGCTTTACGGCAAGTCAAAGCAGCCGTAGATTTTAATCAGTATCGGGGAATTTTAAATGGGGCGATCGCAGCTCTTTCTGGTTCCCAAATTGGAGTACAAGCGGCTGTAGCTAAATTCCGTCAGCGTCGTGATGCGTTTATTACAGCCTTACACCACATCGGCTGGTATGTTCCCACTCCTCAAGCCACCATGTACATCTGGGCAAAATTACCCTCACCCTGGAGTCAAAATTCTGTAGACTTCTGTACCCAATTAGTTAAACAAACGGGTGTAGCGGCTTCTCCCGGTGCTGGTTTTGGCAAATCTGGGGAAGGATATGTCCGCTTTGCTTTGGTGCATGAACCATCTGTATTAGAAACCGCCGTAGAAAGAATGGCTGAGTTTCTTTAA
- the menD gene encoding 2-succinyl-5-enolpyruvyl-6-hydroxy-3-cyclohexene-1-carboxylic-acid synthase, with protein sequence MSDAIRLAYTNINQLWAYIFTETLKRLGLSCAVICPGSRSTPLAVAFAQQVPEIEAISILDERSAAFFALGVAKATGRPVAIVCTSGTAGANFYPAVIEAKESRVPLLILTTDRPPELRDCHSGQTIDQVKLYGSYPNWQTELAIPSPEIGMLAYLRQTLIHSWERTQTPTPGPVHLNIPFRDPLAPIPHTEALQDKLLQSLLSKFDPEEFFADITNPQSPIPTPYSPFPIPHSHRGIIIAGVAQPQQPQEYCRAIAHLSRTLQWPVLAEGLSPVRNYAQLNPYLVSTYDLILRNQQLAKQLAPDIVIQIGDMPTSKELRTWLNTHQPRRWVIDSSHQNLDPLHGRTTHLRMKVEQFLEGVGEVGGDGGVGEAKTTSPSSPSSPSSSSSSSSSSSPSSPDYLQMWCQAEAKVRANVDATLANIEELIECKAAWLISQVLPPGTPLFIANSMPVRDVEYFWQLNNLGVRSHFNRGANGIDGTLSTALGIAHRQQSSVMLTGDLALLHDTNGFLIRNKFIGHLTIVLINNNGGGIFEMLPIAKFDPPFEEFFGTPQDIDFAQLSTTYGVQHELITSWQQLQQKLNPLPTQGIRVLELRTNRKIDAQWRRDNLGKFAMDIVT encoded by the coding sequence ATGTCTGATGCGATTCGGCTGGCCTATACAAATATTAATCAACTTTGGGCTTATATCTTCACTGAAACCCTCAAACGTCTAGGATTAAGCTGTGCAGTGATTTGTCCTGGTTCTCGTTCCACACCCCTAGCCGTCGCCTTCGCCCAGCAAGTTCCTGAGATTGAAGCAATCTCCATTCTAGATGAACGTTCCGCCGCCTTTTTTGCTTTAGGAGTTGCCAAAGCCACCGGTCGTCCTGTAGCTATCGTTTGTACTTCCGGTACTGCGGGGGCTAACTTTTATCCGGCAGTCATTGAAGCTAAAGAAAGCCGTGTACCATTATTGATATTAACCACTGATAGACCGCCAGAATTGCGAGATTGTCACTCTGGACAAACCATAGATCAAGTAAAACTCTATGGTAGTTATCCCAACTGGCAAACAGAGTTAGCCATACCTTCCCCAGAAATAGGAATGCTAGCGTATCTGCGGCAAACTCTAATTCATAGCTGGGAGAGAACCCAAACCCCAACACCGGGGCCTGTACATCTAAATATTCCCTTTCGTGATCCCCTTGCGCCCATCCCCCACACAGAGGCGTTGCAGGACAAGCTTCTACAATCATTACTATCAAAATTCGACCCCGAAGAATTCTTTGCCGACATCACCAATCCCCAATCCCCAATCCCCACTCCCTACTCCCCATTCCCCATTCCCCACTCCCACCGAGGAATCATCATTGCCGGAGTTGCCCAACCACAGCAACCACAGGAGTATTGTAGAGCGATCGCTCACCTTTCTCGCACTCTCCAATGGCCTGTACTAGCAGAGGGACTTTCCCCTGTCAGAAATTATGCTCAACTCAACCCCTATCTAGTTTCTACCTATGACCTCATTTTGCGAAACCAGCAACTAGCCAAACAGCTAGCACCGGATATAGTGATTCAGATAGGGGATATGCCAACCAGTAAAGAACTACGCACTTGGCTAAACACTCACCAACCCAGACGTTGGGTAATTGACTCCAGTCACCAAAATCTTGACCCCCTGCATGGGAGGACGACGCATTTGAGAATGAAGGTTGAGCAGTTTTTGGAAGGAGTGGGGGAAGTGGGGGGAGATGGGGGAGTGGGGGAAGCTAAAACTACATCCCCCTCATCCCCCTCATCCCCCTCATCCTCCTCATCCTCCTCATCTTCCTCATCCCCCTCATCCCCCGACTATCTGCAAATGTGGTGTCAAGCTGAAGCCAAAGTTAGGGCAAATGTAGACGCAACTTTGGCGAATATCGAAGAATTAATTGAATGTAAAGCAGCTTGGCTAATTTCTCAGGTACTACCGCCGGGAACGCCATTATTTATCGCTAACAGTATGCCTGTGCGGGATGTGGAATATTTCTGGCAACTGAATAATTTAGGAGTGCGATCGCATTTTAACCGGGGTGCTAATGGTATTGATGGCACATTATCCACTGCTTTAGGAATTGCCCACCGTCAGCAAAGTAGTGTGATGTTAACAGGAGATTTGGCTTTACTACATGACACCAATGGTTTTTTAATCCGCAATAAATTTATTGGACACCTAACAATTGTCTTAATTAATAACAATGGTGGGGGAATTTTTGAAATGTTACCCATCGCCAAATTCGACCCACCATTTGAGGAGTTTTTCGGTACTCCCCAAGATATTGATTTTGCTCAATTATCTACTACGTATGGTGTACAGCATGAATTAATTACTTCTTGGCAGCAATTACAGCAAAAATTGAATCCACTACCAACACAAGGAATTCGAGTTTTAGAGTTGCGGACAAATCGCAAAATTGATGCTCAATGGCGACGGGATAATTTGGGTAAATTTGCAATGGATATTGTAACTTAA
- a CDS encoding thioredoxin family protein: MSKGVITITDAEFETEVLQAEQPVLVYFWASWCGPCQLMSPLINLAANTYSDRLKVVKLEVDPNPVTVKQYQVEGVPALRLVQGDKLLASTEGVIGKDKLLNLLDTHLNNN, from the coding sequence ATGAGTAAGGGTGTAATCACCATCACTGATGCTGAGTTTGAAACTGAAGTGTTGCAAGCCGAGCAGCCTGTATTAGTTTACTTTTGGGCTTCCTGGTGTGGGCCGTGTCAATTGATGTCGCCACTAATTAATCTAGCTGCTAATACGTACAGCGATCGCCTGAAAGTTGTCAAACTAGAAGTAGATCCTAACCCTGTGACGGTGAAACAGTACCAAGTAGAAGGTGTACCAGCTCTGAGACTGGTTCAAGGAGACAAACTCCTAGCATCCACTGAAGGAGTAATCGGTAAAGATAAATTACTCAATCTCCTAGATACGCACTTAAATAATAATTAG
- a CDS encoding sucrase ferredoxin, giving the protein MSNFFCSDYTRQLGEDVIGSATDYQTYILVECPLPWVSNAFDSKWVPKNLQILVEEVTQSKLPIRFLLIANELTHKVEHTTLLIYQKQEGLSHGYNKYEFQLPHIEQVAGVVKKWLWGKMPGYEIETSVSRDILVCTHGSHDKCCARYGNPFYFNAAATIDNLNLENIRIWKSSHFGGHRFAPTAIDLPEARYYGLLDQDSFRAILQRSGDIDCLNQVYRGWGILPSAIQVLERDLILRHGWDWFNYKVAGRILEQSLDNNTILGELTVEKSSGSLFTYQAKLVKDSTKTVELKSSCSAERTSVFKKYKVENLCLVADKVVICSR; this is encoded by the coding sequence ATGAGTAACTTTTTTTGTTCTGACTATACACGTCAACTAGGTGAAGATGTTATTGGTAGCGCCACTGATTACCAGACTTATATTCTTGTTGAATGTCCTCTTCCTTGGGTATCTAATGCTTTTGATTCTAAGTGGGTACCCAAGAATTTACAGATTTTGGTAGAAGAAGTAACTCAATCAAAACTACCAATCAGATTTCTTTTAATTGCTAATGAATTAACTCATAAAGTTGAGCATACAACCCTTTTGATTTATCAAAAGCAAGAGGGTTTAAGTCATGGATATAATAAATACGAGTTTCAGCTACCCCATATCGAACAGGTAGCAGGGGTTGTTAAAAAATGGTTATGGGGAAAAATGCCTGGTTATGAAATAGAAACCAGTGTGAGCAGAGATATTTTAGTATGTACCCACGGTAGCCATGACAAGTGTTGCGCCAGATATGGTAATCCTTTCTATTTCAATGCTGCTGCTACTATAGATAATTTAAACTTAGAAAATATTCGCATTTGGAAATCTAGTCATTTTGGAGGACATCGCTTTGCACCCACAGCTATAGATTTGCCCGAAGCAAGATATTATGGGCTACTTGATCAAGATTCATTCCGAGCAATTCTGCAACGCAGTGGTGACATTGATTGCCTAAATCAAGTTTATCGAGGTTGGGGAATTTTGCCATCTGCGATTCAAGTTTTAGAAAGAGATTTAATACTTCGTCACGGATGGGATTGGTTTAACTACAAAGTTGCAGGGAGAATTTTGGAGCAAAGTTTAGACAATAATACAATTCTAGGAGAACTAACTGTGGAAAAAAGCTCTGGTTCTCTGTTTACGTACCAAGCTAAACTTGTCAAAGATTCAACAAAAACTGTAGAACTGAAGAGTTCTTGTAGTGCTGAACGAACTTCAGTTTTTAAGAAGTATAAAGTAGAAAATCTTTGCTTAGTTGCGGATAAAGTTGTCATCTGTAGCAGATAG
- a CDS encoding ROK family protein — MTAILALDFGGTKLAAAVVNRGSREWLRYQRRFSPADGDVNTDLEIMRSLIHSLLQDVTPSAIGVSFGGPVDATTGTVRLSHHVPGWENIPLKDLLEQEFGIPTSLDNDANVAALGEYSFGAGQGYDSLFYITISTGVGGGWILNGKPWRGAAGMAGELGHMVVDPSSPVCLCGKRGCVERLASGPYMGQNAKEILATLEPQGGEILRNLVDHNLNSLTGQLISEAATKGDNVAQAVLQKSAWALGTGIGNVANLMNPQRFILGGSVTKAGENWWNVVQKTARETALPEVMFEIVPAALGDDAPLWGAVALAEE; from the coding sequence ATGACAGCCATCTTAGCCCTAGATTTTGGTGGAACTAAACTAGCAGCAGCAGTAGTAAACCGTGGTTCTAGAGAATGGTTGCGTTATCAGCGTCGTTTTTCCCCAGCCGATGGAGATGTGAACACCGACTTAGAAATCATGCGATCGCTCATTCATTCCCTACTGCAAGATGTCACTCCCTCAGCCATTGGTGTCAGTTTTGGCGGGCCTGTAGATGCTACAACTGGCACAGTACGATTATCTCATCACGTTCCTGGTTGGGAAAATATTCCCCTCAAAGACTTACTAGAACAAGAGTTTGGCATACCTACCAGTCTAGACAACGATGCTAATGTTGCCGCTTTGGGCGAATACAGTTTTGGTGCTGGTCAGGGATACGATAGCCTGTTTTACATTACTATTAGCACTGGCGTAGGTGGTGGTTGGATACTTAATGGTAAACCCTGGCGGGGTGCAGCAGGGATGGCTGGCGAACTTGGACACATGGTTGTAGATCCGAGTAGCCCTGTATGTTTGTGCGGTAAAAGAGGATGTGTGGAACGTTTAGCATCAGGCCCTTACATGGGGCAGAATGCCAAGGAGATTTTAGCAACCCTAGAACCTCAAGGCGGTGAAATATTGAGAAATTTGGTAGATCATAATCTCAATTCATTAACAGGTCAGCTGATTAGTGAAGCTGCCACCAAGGGAGATAATGTAGCTCAAGCAGTTTTGCAAAAGTCTGCTTGGGCATTGGGTACAGGTATTGGTAATGTCGCTAATCTGATGAATCCGCAGCGTTTTATCTTGGGCGGTAGTGTCACCAAAGCAGGTGAAAACTGGTGGAATGTAGTACAGAAAACTGCCAGAGAAACAGCTTTACCAGAAGTGATGTTTGAAATTGTGCCAGCAGCATTAGGGGATGATGCGCCATTATGGGGTGCTGTAGCCTTGGCCGAAGAATAG
- a CDS encoding RpoD/SigA family RNA polymerase sigma factor, with protein sequence MSSLSSDMVRVYLQEIGQFPLLTSDQEITYGRQVQQMIAIEEHKQQLSQQLHREPTLAELADFVNKSETEVNQILQQGQRAKQKMITANLRLVVSVAKKYQHRNLEFLDLVQEGAIGLQRGIEKFDPNRGYKLSTYAYWWISQAITRAIAEKSRTVRLPVHVNEKLNQIKKAQRELFQTLNRRATVTEIAQKLNLEPSQIREYLSVASGTISLDLKVGDNQDTELSELLPDEGISPNEQITQELLRQDLSDLLASLKPVQREVLILRFGLLDNQERSLAQIGEKLNVSRERVRQIQQQAMTALRRQQPSIEQYLSF encoded by the coding sequence ATGTCCAGCCTGAGTTCTGACATGGTGCGTGTTTATTTGCAAGAAATTGGTCAGTTCCCTTTATTAACATCAGACCAAGAAATAACTTATGGCAGACAAGTACAACAAATGATTGCCATTGAGGAGCATAAACAACAGCTTAGTCAACAATTGCATCGGGAACCAACGCTAGCAGAATTAGCAGATTTTGTAAACAAAAGCGAAACTGAAGTCAATCAAATACTTCAGCAAGGGCAACGAGCCAAGCAAAAGATGATCACAGCAAATCTGCGGCTAGTGGTTTCGGTTGCTAAAAAATACCAGCATCGCAATCTGGAGTTTCTGGATTTGGTTCAAGAAGGGGCAATAGGTTTACAAAGAGGGATAGAAAAGTTTGATCCCAACCGGGGCTATAAGTTATCCACTTACGCATACTGGTGGATTAGTCAGGCTATCACCAGGGCGATCGCAGAAAAATCCCGTACAGTGAGGCTACCAGTTCACGTCAACGAAAAGCTCAATCAAATTAAGAAGGCACAGCGAGAATTATTTCAAACACTGAATCGTCGTGCCACTGTCACAGAAATTGCTCAAAAATTGAACTTAGAACCAAGCCAAATTCGAGAATATCTGAGTGTCGCTAGTGGGACAATTTCTCTAGATTTAAAAGTGGGGGATAACCAAGATACAGAACTAAGTGAACTTTTACCGGATGAAGGTATATCACCAAATGAACAGATCACCCAAGAACTACTACGCCAAGACTTAAGTGATTTGTTAGCATCACTCAAACCCGTGCAGCGTGAAGTATTAATTTTGCGCTTTGGACTTTTGGATAATCAAGAACGAAGTTTGGCTCAGATTGGGGAGAAGTTAAATGTCAGTCGAGAGCGAGTGCGTCAAATCCAGCAACAGGCAATGACGGCTTTGCGTCGTCAACAACCATCCATTGAGCAATATTTATCTTTTTAA
- the folB gene encoding dihydroneopterin aldolase: MDSIHLTGIRCYGYTGYLAEEQVLGQWFEVDVRLWLDLAQAAKTDAIADTLDYRSVISLIQHLVKTSKFALIERLAGAIADSILEQCHQITQVQVIVTKPAAPIPDFGGKISIELTRKKGDR, encoded by the coding sequence ATGGACTCTATTCACTTAACAGGCATTCGCTGCTATGGCTACACTGGGTATTTGGCAGAGGAACAGGTGCTAGGACAATGGTTTGAGGTGGATGTGAGGTTATGGTTAGATCTGGCTCAAGCTGCTAAAACTGATGCGATCGCCGATACTCTAGATTACCGCAGTGTTATTAGCTTGATTCAACATTTGGTCAAGACTTCTAAGTTTGCTTTAATTGAAAGGTTAGCAGGTGCGATCGCTGACTCTATTCTCGAACAATGCCATCAAATCACACAAGTTCAAGTTATTGTGACTAAACCAGCTGCGCCTATTCCCGATTTCGGCGGCAAAATTAGTATTGAATTGACTAGGAAGAAAGGTGATAGGTGA
- a CDS encoding hybrid sensor histidine kinase/response regulator has protein sequence MNLTSSNQELTLDLTTLVQLSQAIAAEIVLSRLLPALIQIFMENTGAHIGFLVMDKAGEWVIEAAGELHSTEIRTTSLLQSIPIVHHLPHSIINYVGVKQTSVNLNHATQTGEFTTDPYIQAHQSQSILCVPLVYDRQLKGIVYLENQQSGHFSAYHLALIEILSGQAAIAITNAQVYTQVKERESQLAQLLDGLPVGVAMHDTTGKMIYANSVAMQIAGDESVREATSEEISQAYKLYRAGTQAPYPTSQLPVVRALAGETLTIDDMELYQGDRVISLEVVSTPIYNEQGQIVYALCAVQDITQRKQAEVALKRSEASLRFAQRVARLGSWEFDVLSRKITWSEELFRIFGLDPTQPEPTYEEMLQLVHPDDRALMIDMTERMIQTGISVDFDYRIIHPDQTIRFVEGRGETICNSQGQVIKLIGSGLDVTERKLAEVALRQSQEIAQQQLTEIEAIYATTPIGMCVVDTNLRYVRINERLAEINGLPVKAQIGRRIREVLPELADELEPIYLQVIKSGLPVLDVETHGTTPAQPGVEKDWLSSYYPLKGSDGQVVGVNVTVQDITERKQAEIALKESEERFRQLAENIDAVLWIAAKGHFQIIYVSHAYTRIWGRNVQDVYDNPHSFFDAIYPEDLEKVRSIVPVTNPHYDVEYRIVRPDGEIRWLRDRSFPIRNAQGEIYRYGGIAEDITEKKQIEAQFLRAQRLESVGTLASGIAHNLNNILSPILLSLELLERKLPDQKSQQLLKMLESNVKRGSALVKQVLSFSRGVSGKHTIINIKHIVSEIQYIIQETFPKSIKLSTNLAPDLWNICADGNQLHQVLMNLCINARDAMPHGGSLSIYATNLFIDETSARRYLDAQVGEYVMVSVADTGSGIAPEILERIFEPFFTTKEVGQGTGLGLSTVMGIIKHHGGFVNVESTLGKGSQFQVYLPAVTDGQQQPVREIELPKGQGELILLVDDEKSIRETAKVLLSNYNYKVLTANNGIEAIALYVEHKAEISLVFIDMTMPDMDGLTTIRTLHRINPHLKVIASSGLPSNETIAEFSSLGVKAFLSKPYTLNELLKTFSLVLTGTV, from the coding sequence ATGAATTTAACCAGTAGTAACCAAGAGTTGACATTAGATTTAACTACCCTAGTACAACTATCCCAAGCAATAGCGGCGGAAATTGTACTTTCTCGGTTACTTCCTGCCTTAATCCAGATATTTATGGAGAACACAGGAGCGCATATCGGCTTTCTGGTGATGGATAAAGCTGGTGAATGGGTGATAGAAGCGGCTGGTGAGTTGCACTCCACAGAAATTCGCACCACAAGCTTATTACAATCAATCCCCATTGTGCATCACCTACCCCATAGCATTATTAACTATGTAGGTGTAAAACAAACCAGTGTAAATTTAAACCACGCCACACAAACAGGTGAATTTACCACTGATCCTTACATTCAAGCCCATCAGTCGCAATCGATTTTATGTGTACCACTTGTGTATGACAGGCAACTAAAAGGCATAGTGTATCTAGAGAATCAGCAGAGTGGACACTTTAGTGCATACCACTTGGCACTGATCGAAATTTTATCTGGACAAGCAGCAATCGCCATCACCAATGCCCAAGTCTACACCCAAGTGAAGGAACGGGAAAGCCAACTAGCGCAATTACTAGATGGACTCCCTGTGGGTGTAGCCATGCACGATACCACTGGAAAAATGATCTACGCCAATTCAGTAGCAATGCAAATAGCTGGGGATGAAAGTGTACGGGAAGCGACTTCTGAGGAAATTTCCCAAGCTTATAAACTTTATCGAGCCGGAACTCAAGCACCCTATCCCACTAGCCAACTGCCAGTTGTACGTGCTTTGGCAGGCGAAACATTAACAATTGATGATATGGAATTGTATCAAGGCGATCGCGTGATCTCCTTAGAAGTTGTCAGCACACCAATTTATAATGAACAAGGGCAGATAGTATATGCACTCTGTGCTGTACAAGATATTACGCAACGTAAACAAGCAGAAGTAGCTTTAAAAAGAAGCGAAGCTAGTTTACGATTTGCCCAACGAGTTGCTCGGTTAGGTAGTTGGGAATTTGATGTACTCAGTCGCAAAATCACTTGGTCAGAAGAACTCTTTCGCATTTTTGGGCTAGATCCCACCCAGCCAGAACCAACTTATGAAGAAATGCTCCAGTTAGTTCATCCTGATGATCGAGCATTAATGATCGATATGACCGAGCGCATGATTCAAACAGGAATCAGCGTTGACTTCGATTATCGGATTATCCACCCTGATCAAACAATTCGGTTTGTTGAAGGTAGAGGAGAGACTATTTGCAATTCACAAGGGCAAGTTATTAAACTCATTGGTTCAGGATTAGATGTCACTGAACGCAAATTAGCGGAAGTAGCTCTACGCCAAAGTCAGGAAATTGCTCAACAACAACTCACAGAGATTGAAGCTATCTACGCCACAACTCCGATTGGAATGTGTGTAGTTGATACAAATCTGCGGTATGTGCGTATAAACGAACGCTTGGCTGAAATCAACGGCTTACCAGTAAAAGCACAGATTGGGCGTAGGATTCGGGAAGTTTTACCAGAACTGGCTGATGAACTAGAACCAATCTATCTCCAAGTGATTAAATCTGGCTTACCTGTTTTAGATGTTGAAACTCACGGTACAACACCAGCCCAGCCAGGAGTAGAAAAAGATTGGCTCAGTAGTTACTACCCCTTAAAAGGAAGTGATGGGCAGGTTGTTGGGGTAAATGTGACAGTGCAAGATATTACTGAGCGTAAACAAGCTGAAATCGCACTGAAGGAAAGTGAAGAACGCTTCCGCCAGCTAGCAGAAAATATTGATGCCGTCTTGTGGATTGCCGCCAAAGGACATTTTCAGATCATCTATGTCAGCCATGCCTATACTCGCATCTGGGGAAGAAATGTTCAAGATGTATACGATAATCCTCATTCATTTTTTGATGCCATCTATCCAGAAGATTTAGAAAAAGTGAGGTCTATAGTACCGGTCACAAATCCTCATTATGATGTGGAGTATCGCATTGTACGTCCTGATGGAGAAATTCGCTGGCTACGCGATCGCAGCTTTCCTATTCGCAATGCCCAAGGAGAAATCTATCGTTATGGTGGTATAGCTGAAGATATCACCGAAAAAAAACAAATTGAAGCTCAATTTCTCCGCGCCCAACGACTAGAAAGTGTTGGGACATTAGCTAGTGGTATCGCCCACAATTTAAATAATATTTTGTCACCTATATTACTGTCGTTGGAATTATTAGAAAGGAAATTACCTGATCAAAAAAGTCAGCAATTGCTGAAGATGCTGGAAAGTAACGTTAAACGCGGATCTGCTTTAGTCAAACAAGTGCTGTCGTTTTCCAGAGGCGTATCCGGAAAACACACGATTATTAACATCAAACATATAGTTAGCGAAATTCAATATATTATCCAAGAAACATTTCCCAAATCAATTAAACTTTCTACGAATCTAGCCCCAGACCTTTGGAATATTTGCGCTGATGGTAATCAGTTACACCAAGTGCTGATGAACCTGTGTATCAATGCCCGCGATGCTATGCCTCATGGCGGTTCTTTAAGTATCTATGCAACCAATTTGTTTATTGATGAAACATCTGCCCGTAGGTATCTGGATGCCCAAGTTGGTGAATATGTTATGGTCAGTGTTGCAGATACCGGCAGTGGCATAGCTCCCGAAATTTTGGAGAGAATTTTTGAGCCATTTTTCACCACTAAAGAAGTTGGTCAGGGTACAGGGCTGGGACTTTCAACTGTTATGGGTATCATCAAACATCATGGCGGATTCGTGAATGTGGAAAGCACATTAGGAAAAGGCAGTCAGTTCCAGGTGTATTTGCCAGCAGTCACAGACGGACAACAGCAACCCGTAAGAGAAATAGAATTACCCAAAGGGCAGGGAGAATTAATACTTTTGGTAGATGACGAAAAGTCGATTCGAGAAACGGCAAAAGTATTGTTGTCCAACTATAACTACAAAGTGCTAACAGCTAATAATGGCATTGAAGCGATCGCTCTATACGTCGAACATAAAGCTGAAATTAGTCTGGTGTTCATAGATATGACAATGCCAGATATGGATGGACTCACAACCATCCGCACATTACATAGAATCAACCCCCATCTCAAAGTTATTGCCTCTAGTGGGCTGCCATCAAATGAAACAATAGCTGAATTTTCTAGCCTTGGGGTGAAAGCATTTCTCTCAAAACCTTATACGCTCAACGAATTATTAAAAACTTTCTCATTGGTATTAACTGGCACCGTCTAA